One region of Thiomonas intermedia genomic DNA includes:
- a CDS encoding aldo/keto reductase: MQYRQLGADGPDVSALGLGCMGMSEFYGQGDDAESVATLHRALDLGVNFLDTADMYGVGRNEALIGRAIAGRRDTVFLATKFGNMRGPNGEFLGVNGRPEYVRACCEASLKRLGVDVIDLYYQHRVDPNVPIEETVGAMADLVRAGKVRYLGLSEAAPATLRRAHAVHPISALQSEYSLWSRDPEGLLLDTVRELGIAFVAYSPLGRGFLTSQIKSLDDLPEDDWRRRSPRFQPETFARNLRLAETVRQMAEAKNCTPAQFALAWLLAQGDDVIAIPGTKRRRYLEENVGALRVRLSTADLIRIHQAVPPGAASGERYTEDGMQAVNR; the protein is encoded by the coding sequence ATGCAGTACCGACAATTGGGCGCTGACGGGCCGGATGTCTCGGCTCTCGGCCTGGGATGCATGGGAATGTCCGAATTTTACGGACAGGGCGACGATGCCGAATCGGTCGCCACCCTTCACCGCGCACTCGATCTCGGCGTGAACTTTCTTGACACGGCCGATATGTACGGCGTAGGGCGTAACGAAGCGTTAATCGGCCGTGCCATTGCCGGACGTCGCGACACCGTGTTTCTGGCCACCAAATTCGGCAATATGCGCGGGCCGAATGGCGAATTCCTGGGCGTGAACGGCCGCCCCGAGTATGTGCGGGCATGCTGCGAGGCCAGCCTGAAACGCCTGGGCGTGGACGTCATCGACCTCTATTACCAGCACCGCGTCGACCCAAACGTGCCGATCGAGGAGACCGTGGGCGCCATGGCCGATCTGGTGCGCGCGGGCAAGGTGCGGTATCTGGGCCTGTCCGAAGCGGCGCCGGCGACGCTGCGTCGGGCGCATGCCGTGCATCCGATCTCGGCCCTGCAATCGGAGTATTCGCTCTGGTCGCGCGACCCCGAAGGCCTGCTGCTCGACACGGTGCGCGAACTGGGCATCGCCTTTGTCGCCTACAGCCCGCTGGGACGTGGATTTCTCACGTCGCAGATCAAATCGCTCGACGATCTGCCCGAAGACGACTGGCGCCGTCGCTCGCCGCGATTTCAGCCCGAGACCTTTGCGCGCAATCTTCGCCTGGCCGAGACGGTGCGGCAGATGGCCGAAGCCAAGAACTGCACGCCAGCGCAATTCGCGCTCGCGTGGCTGCTGGCCCAGGGCGATGATGTGATCGCCATTCCGGGCACCAAACGGCGCCGCTATCTGGAGGAGAACGTCGGCGCTCTGCGGGTGCGGCTGAGCACGGCCGACCTCATCCGCATTCATCAGGCGGTGCCACCTGGTGCCGCCAGTGGCGAGCGTTACACGGAAGACGGCATGCAGGCTGTCAACCGCTGA
- a CDS encoding sensor domain-containing diguanylate cyclase, giving the protein MTAQTLHQDNLADLFELAPVSLWVEDFSALRALFEQWRAQGVSDLRAWLQEEPSRVAECSARIKVLQVNRRTLELFEARDLDHLVANLDRVFRDDMHREHLEELVQLWNGATRYSSQTVNYTLGERRLDIQLNAHVLPGYEASWSRVLFSIEDLTDRLRAERRLHASEQYARGLFEHSPVSLWVEDFSAVRNLLELLRTQGITDFTTFLRVHPEFIDRCMQEIRVLDVNQQTLDLVGAADRAHLLRHLQHVFRDDMRVPFADQLIDLWNGKLTQQREVVNYHLNGQPINALMQFAVMPGHEHDWALVLVSLTDITARKKAEAYLEYLGNHDVLTGLRNRTFFADEINRLERKDASPISVIMLDLNGLKSVNDDLGHAAGDGLLRRAGEVLGKLVDKPQVAARVGGDEFVLLLPDLDAAATRALSQHLLELVDLNNQFHQSPRLSFSMGMATRATGERLETAINRADQQMYEAKRSFYEQIDFNRRQG; this is encoded by the coding sequence ATGACCGCCCAAACCCTGCACCAGGACAACCTCGCCGATCTGTTCGAACTCGCGCCGGTTTCGCTGTGGGTGGAGGATTTCAGCGCCCTGCGAGCGTTGTTCGAGCAGTGGCGAGCCCAGGGCGTCAGTGATCTGCGCGCCTGGCTGCAAGAAGAACCCAGCCGCGTGGCCGAGTGCTCGGCGCGTATCAAGGTGCTGCAGGTCAACCGCCGCACCCTCGAACTGTTCGAGGCCCGCGACCTGGATCATCTGGTGGCCAATCTCGACCGCGTGTTCCGCGACGACATGCACCGCGAACATCTGGAGGAACTGGTGCAGCTCTGGAACGGCGCCACCCGCTACAGCAGCCAGACGGTCAACTACACCCTCGGCGAGCGCCGCCTCGACATCCAGCTCAACGCGCATGTCCTGCCTGGCTACGAGGCAAGCTGGAGCCGCGTGCTGTTCTCGATCGAAGACCTCACCGACCGGCTGCGCGCCGAACGCCGCCTGCACGCCAGCGAGCAATACGCCCGCGGGCTCTTCGAGCATTCGCCCGTATCGCTGTGGGTGGAAGACTTCAGCGCGGTGCGCAATCTGCTGGAGCTGTTGCGCACGCAGGGCATCACCGACTTCACCACCTTTCTGCGCGTTCACCCGGAATTCATCGACCGCTGCATGCAGGAGATCCGCGTGCTCGATGTCAACCAGCAAACCCTCGACCTGGTGGGCGCCGCCGACCGGGCGCATCTGCTGCGTCATCTGCAGCATGTGTTCCGCGACGACATGCGCGTGCCTTTCGCCGATCAGCTCATCGATCTGTGGAACGGCAAGCTCACGCAGCAGCGCGAGGTCGTCAACTATCACCTCAACGGCCAGCCGATCAATGCTCTCATGCAGTTCGCCGTGATGCCCGGGCATGAGCACGACTGGGCGCTGGTGCTGGTCTCGCTCACCGACATCACCGCGCGCAAGAAGGCCGAGGCCTATCTCGAATACCTCGGCAATCACGACGTGCTCACCGGTCTGCGCAACCGTACGTTCTTTGCCGACGAAATCAACCGTCTGGAGCGCAAGGACGCCAGCCCGATCAGCGTCATCATGCTCGACCTCAACGGCCTGAAGTCCGTCAACGACGACCTGGGCCACGCCGCGGGCGACGGCCTGCTGCGCCGGGCCGGCGAGGTGCTCGGCAAATTGGTGGACAAGCCGCAGGTCGCCGCGCGCGTGGGCGGCGACGAATTCGTGCTGCTGCTGCCCGATCTCGACGCCGCCGCCACCCGCGCCCTGAGCCAGCACCTGCTCGAACTCGTCGATCTGAACAACCAGTTCCATCAATCCCCCCGGCTCAGCTTCTCCATGGGCATGGCCACCCGCGCGACTGGCGAGCGCCTGGAAACGGCCATCAACCGCGCCGATCAGCAGATGTACGAGGCCAAACGGTCGTTCTACGAACAGATCGACTTCAACCGGCGGCAGGGTTAG
- a CDS encoding LacI family DNA-binding transcriptional regulator produces the protein MATSSSIKDVARVAGVSVATVSRALSGSTVVSPELTARIQAAIRETGYRPNLSARRLRSRDSGTIGLIVADIRNPFFTAVSRAVEDEAYRLGLRVILCNTDENPDKEAMYLNLMEEERVTGVIFAPTRQTADQLALQPWSFPLVLIDRVSTRGGHDAVALDNAAASGMLVEHLHAQGYRHIAGVFGNASSSGVERHDGYVSAMFRLGLEPRSMFVPPQALAAEQAALQWLGEAARPDALIASNGLLLMGLVRAVRQAGLALAREVAVAGFDNESWTEIVEPGLTVIEQPVDAIGRNAMMLLAARLKDPALPARKLLLSGRCIARGSTDRGARSALPPNPAAG, from the coding sequence ATGGCTACCAGCTCCAGCATTAAGGACGTGGCCCGAGTGGCCGGCGTTTCGGTGGCGACCGTGTCGCGTGCGCTCAGCGGCAGTACGGTGGTCAGCCCTGAGCTCACCGCCCGCATTCAGGCCGCCATTCGTGAAACCGGCTATCGCCCCAATCTGTCGGCCCGGCGTCTGCGCTCGCGCGACTCGGGCACCATCGGCCTGATCGTGGCCGATATCCGCAATCCTTTTTTCACCGCGGTCAGCCGCGCGGTGGAGGACGAGGCCTACCGCTTGGGGCTGCGCGTCATTCTGTGCAACACCGATGAGAACCCCGACAAGGAGGCCATGTACCTCAACCTCATGGAGGAAGAGCGGGTGACGGGCGTGATCTTCGCGCCCACGCGCCAGACGGCCGACCAGCTCGCGCTGCAGCCATGGAGCTTTCCGCTCGTGCTGATCGATCGCGTCAGCACGCGGGGCGGGCACGACGCGGTGGCGCTCGACAACGCGGCCGCGAGCGGCATGCTGGTCGAGCATCTGCATGCACAAGGCTATCGGCACATTGCCGGCGTGTTCGGCAACGCCAGCAGCAGCGGCGTCGAGCGGCACGACGGCTACGTGTCGGCCATGTTCCGCCTCGGCCTGGAGCCGCGCTCGATGTTCGTCCCGCCGCAGGCGCTGGCGGCCGAGCAGGCCGCGTTGCAATGGCTGGGCGAAGCGGCCCGCCCCGATGCACTCATCGCCAGCAATGGCCTGCTGCTCATGGGGCTGGTGAGGGCGGTGCGGCAGGCCGGGTTGGCGCTGGCGCGCGAGGTCGCCGTGGCCGGGTTCGACAACGAGAGCTGGACCGAGATCGTCGAGCCCGGTCTGACCGTGATCGAACAGCCGGTGGACGCCATCGGCCGCAACGCCATGATGCTGCTTGCCGCGCGTCTGAAAGATCCGGCGCTTCCGGCCCGCAAGCTGCTGCTCAGCGGGCGCTGCATCGCGCGGGGGTCTACCGACCGAGGGGCGCGTTCGGCGTTGCCCCCTAACCCTGCCGCCGGTTGA